A genomic segment from Pyxidicoccus trucidator encodes:
- a CDS encoding M15 family metallopeptidase: MSYPLQEPSHKCLTKPEVVGLYGAPAFERELYSTDGNKKFANTTRLFGNPLIDGFEANNIVKVPLVGFGADKSKSIHVPINRKLAPLLQTAFEKIKAARLPYVLHEVGGYIFRYQLNDSVGAALKGRSEYAGVGGAWNIEYAKHDLKTQAFDQVIAYGKGQTAKKNLLSNHAFGSAIDINWGTNDYNKAKPFDMPQKIVKIFESLGFYWGGYYHDYMHFEYERASIVGISDESPPLVLYPFGADMQRRESPLKYYFFNEGGAGGYFPLGKQQNIHAGVHLEPDSREELVPVKAAMPGYVVAARLLTPGKEGDDPLLLEATEGRPLGFVLIKHELAAMEDNKPAEEVHPLYSLYMHLAPPEWGGGPDADKEFQKAPWLAAFLQLQHGAVVNLDATTEDAGKTFWSEVPLNPEAESFKVKDRADPLKGKKDGRTFALTKPSPEDVRESIESLKKGSIITFDRPLFPVAAGDTVGFISKGRATPRPAGAAAGSPPPPPRYLHWELFSLSGDQGGFHFLAEQDPALKELLLKVEEKRPDNFLQMPSDGAPTADNEVNTILGSTGVEVVQALQRARYGKTLQEYFNDGTKFFSAGAAREKPFTWPLPLTLDNKHKFAGTPGRTCTLEVLYKKAGQPLSKEVLTLNPKNQATLNVTLNVPANADALALWSADFFADPVEVAPDVLREKRLESRTKLFQKAVSHRWRNLMLDHINEWTPKGLGTQLDARDEAGLFEHLKDAPDFTVEALKKQLLPLCWWARPATREDPFGEVPVLGAEQKSLFGAEEGRLPEDASIVNMHPVTALWLVDLLLEKERIALKKEWPPATLKRDESNDKPLYLGLISKEATALSGMEALAVLVQHGYGTTDGTTAADVTFWLAPKGEGASGPPRVLCRAPYDEGVARARIRIPSWGQWEVYATGADEKRFEPAQTQATTFEVPKPVVTGQPFVLGTKQVKTASKQGPFRPLTTGSIVVSDHWPVALAGYIVFEYWKVPPREQPKAEVQPIPATLAVPVVAQRPPEEATANGLKYKNGFIVGVEKRGTNPKVTPNFSFNEFVKLPSGDPVFDGELVDFLLAVPLALRLQQLRDKCKSTTAGVKDLQLTVHQLAASGESLLVGPTLGTTAALDKLMEKVALLPPSDPPELFTVTRDDTNGALRITYNPPATSTGTLELAFDPAPALGRLAAEVLSAETGGETLHIRPRFIVPNTGHALHQSGTLVPVEGVQDLFTASAAQIQAACGNDFLEVIADKCLPPVARFEFGEPQYKMGGNKLRVEVPLHGDAKQWLAAEPLLKLAGASQSKRVGTVLQADWPLLDKNGARVPAMWSGPLTFTAEVSQPGKVLTPPPPVTLQVEVKPRLEPLTHEVREKDLALRGQGHFIPTDADFRVFCERLDATSGQWVEDPTLNSAVRYKTAGDPAYGRCTELGVFEASIPKPALKKVGGSFRFTWRRRPDRAGAPRPVLGVVLDEQTTPEITLAELGL; this comes from the coding sequence ATGAGCTATCCGCTGCAGGAACCGTCGCACAAGTGCCTTACCAAGCCGGAGGTCGTGGGCCTCTATGGCGCCCCTGCGTTCGAGCGCGAGCTCTACAGCACGGACGGCAACAAGAAGTTCGCCAATACGACGCGGCTGTTTGGCAATCCGCTCATCGACGGCTTCGAGGCGAACAACATCGTCAAGGTGCCCCTGGTGGGCTTCGGTGCCGACAAGAGCAAGTCCATCCATGTGCCGATCAACCGCAAGCTCGCGCCGCTGCTCCAGACGGCCTTCGAGAAAATCAAGGCGGCCCGGCTGCCCTACGTGCTGCATGAGGTGGGCGGCTACATCTTCCGGTACCAGCTCAATGACAGCGTCGGCGCCGCCCTCAAGGGCCGCTCCGAGTACGCTGGCGTCGGTGGCGCGTGGAACATCGAGTACGCGAAGCATGACCTGAAGACCCAGGCCTTCGACCAGGTCATCGCCTACGGCAAGGGGCAGACGGCCAAGAAGAACCTGCTCTCCAACCACGCCTTCGGCAGCGCCATCGACATCAACTGGGGGACGAACGACTACAACAAGGCCAAGCCGTTCGACATGCCCCAGAAGATCGTGAAGATCTTCGAAAGCCTGGGCTTCTACTGGGGCGGCTACTACCACGACTACATGCACTTCGAGTACGAGCGCGCCAGCATCGTCGGAATCTCCGACGAGTCGCCGCCGCTGGTGCTCTACCCGTTCGGCGCGGACATGCAGCGCCGCGAGTCGCCGCTGAAGTACTACTTCTTCAACGAGGGCGGCGCGGGCGGCTACTTCCCGCTGGGCAAGCAGCAGAACATCCACGCGGGCGTCCACCTGGAGCCGGACTCGCGCGAGGAGCTGGTTCCCGTCAAGGCGGCCATGCCCGGCTACGTCGTCGCCGCGCGGCTGCTGACGCCCGGCAAGGAAGGCGACGACCCGCTCCTCCTGGAGGCGACGGAGGGCCGGCCCCTGGGCTTCGTCCTCATCAAGCATGAGCTCGCGGCGATGGAGGACAACAAGCCCGCCGAAGAGGTCCATCCGCTCTACAGCCTCTATATGCATCTGGCCCCGCCCGAGTGGGGTGGCGGGCCGGACGCGGACAAGGAGTTCCAGAAGGCCCCCTGGCTCGCGGCGTTCCTCCAACTGCAACACGGCGCGGTGGTCAACCTGGATGCCACGACCGAGGACGCCGGCAAGACGTTCTGGTCCGAGGTGCCGCTGAATCCCGAGGCGGAGAGCTTCAAGGTCAAGGACCGCGCGGATCCGCTCAAGGGCAAGAAGGACGGGCGGACGTTCGCCCTGACCAAGCCCAGCCCCGAGGACGTCCGCGAGTCGATTGAGTCCCTCAAGAAGGGCTCCATCATCACCTTCGACCGTCCTCTCTTCCCGGTGGCTGCGGGGGACACCGTCGGCTTCATCTCCAAGGGGCGCGCCACGCCCCGTCCGGCGGGCGCCGCCGCCGGGTCCCCGCCTCCGCCGCCCCGGTACCTGCACTGGGAGCTGTTCTCGCTGAGCGGCGACCAGGGCGGGTTCCACTTCCTCGCGGAACAGGACCCGGCGTTGAAGGAGCTGCTCCTCAAGGTCGAGGAGAAGCGCCCGGACAACTTCCTGCAGATGCCCTCGGACGGGGCGCCGACCGCCGACAACGAGGTCAACACCATCCTCGGCTCCACCGGTGTGGAGGTCGTCCAGGCGCTGCAGCGGGCGCGGTACGGCAAGACGCTCCAGGAGTACTTCAACGACGGAACGAAGTTCTTCTCCGCCGGGGCCGCCCGCGAGAAGCCGTTCACCTGGCCCCTGCCACTCACGCTCGACAACAAGCACAAGTTCGCGGGAACCCCGGGCCGGACGTGCACCCTGGAGGTGCTCTACAAGAAGGCGGGGCAGCCCCTCTCCAAGGAAGTCCTCACCCTGAATCCGAAGAACCAGGCCACGCTGAACGTGACGCTGAACGTGCCAGCGAATGCGGACGCGCTGGCGCTCTGGTCGGCGGACTTCTTCGCGGACCCGGTGGAGGTGGCGCCCGACGTGCTCCGCGAGAAGCGCCTGGAGAGCCGCACGAAGCTCTTCCAGAAGGCCGTGAGCCACCGCTGGCGCAACCTGATGTTGGACCACATCAACGAGTGGACTCCCAAGGGGCTCGGCACCCAGCTCGACGCGCGCGACGAAGCCGGGCTCTTCGAGCACCTGAAGGACGCCCCCGACTTCACCGTCGAGGCCCTGAAGAAGCAATTGCTGCCACTGTGCTGGTGGGCGCGCCCGGCGACGCGGGAGGACCCGTTCGGCGAGGTTCCCGTGCTGGGGGCCGAGCAGAAGAGCCTGTTCGGCGCGGAGGAGGGACGGCTTCCCGAGGACGCCTCCATCGTCAACATGCACCCCGTCACGGCGCTGTGGCTGGTGGACCTGCTGCTGGAGAAGGAGCGCATCGCCCTCAAGAAGGAGTGGCCTCCGGCCACGCTGAAGCGCGACGAGAGCAACGACAAGCCGCTCTACCTGGGGCTGATCTCCAAGGAGGCGACGGCGCTGTCGGGCATGGAGGCGCTGGCCGTCCTCGTGCAACACGGCTACGGCACCACCGACGGCACCACCGCCGCTGACGTCACCTTCTGGCTGGCTCCGAAGGGCGAAGGCGCATCGGGCCCGCCGCGCGTCCTGTGCCGGGCCCCCTATGACGAAGGCGTCGCCCGGGCGCGCATCCGCATCCCCTCCTGGGGACAGTGGGAGGTGTACGCGACCGGGGCCGATGAGAAGCGCTTCGAGCCCGCGCAGACGCAGGCGACGACATTCGAGGTGCCGAAGCCCGTGGTCACCGGGCAGCCCTTCGTGCTCGGCACGAAGCAGGTGAAAACGGCCTCGAAGCAGGGCCCGTTCCGTCCGCTCACCACCGGCAGCATCGTCGTGAGCGACCACTGGCCCGTCGCGCTCGCGGGCTACATCGTCTTCGAGTACTGGAAGGTGCCCCCGCGCGAGCAGCCCAAGGCCGAGGTGCAGCCCATTCCCGCCACCCTGGCCGTGCCCGTCGTCGCGCAGCGCCCCCCAGAGGAGGCGACGGCCAACGGGCTCAAGTACAAGAACGGCTTCATCGTGGGCGTGGAGAAACGGGGCACCAACCCGAAGGTCACCCCGAACTTCTCCTTCAACGAGTTCGTGAAACTTCCCTCGGGCGACCCGGTCTTCGACGGCGAACTGGTGGATTTCCTCCTCGCCGTCCCCCTGGCCCTGCGGCTCCAGCAACTCCGGGACAAGTGCAAGTCGACAACCGCTGGGGTGAAGGATCTCCAGCTCACCGTCCATCAGCTAGCGGCTTCCGGTGAATCGCTGCTCGTCGGCCCCACCCTGGGCACGACCGCCGCGCTCGACAAGCTCATGGAGAAGGTGGCCCTGCTGCCGCCGTCGGACCCGCCCGAGCTCTTCACTGTCACTCGCGACGACACCAACGGGGCCCTGCGCATCACCTACAACCCGCCTGCCACATCCACCGGCACGCTCGAGCTCGCGTTCGACCCGGCCCCGGCCCTGGGGCGGCTCGCGGCGGAGGTGCTGTCCGCCGAGACGGGAGGCGAAACGCTCCACATCCGCCCCCGCTTCATCGTCCCGAACACCGGGCACGCACTCCATCAGTCCGGAACGCTCGTTCCCGTCGAAGGCGTGCAGGACCTGTTCACCGCTTCGGCGGCGCAAATCCAGGCCGCGTGTGGCAATGACTTCCTGGAGGTCATCGCGGACAAGTGCCTGCCCCCGGTGGCCCGGTTCGAGTTCGGAGAGCCCCAGTACAAGATGGGCGGCAACAAGCTGCGCGTCGAGGTGCCCCTGCATGGCGACGCGAAGCAGTGGCTCGCGGCCGAGCCCCTGCTCAAGCTCGCGGGCGCGTCGCAGAGCAAGCGCGTGGGCACGGTGCTCCAGGCAGACTGGCCCCTGCTCGACAAGAACGGCGCGCGAGTCCCCGCCATGTGGAGCGGGCCGCTCACCTTCACCGCCGAGGTCTCCCAGCCCGGCAAGGTGCTGACGCCCCCGCCCCCGGTGACGCTCCAGGTGGAGGTGAAGCCGCGCCTCGAGCCTCTCACCCACGAGGTCCGTGAGAAGGACCTGGCCCTCCGGGGGCAGGGACACTTCATCCCCACGGACGCGGACTTCCGCGTCTTCTGTGAGCGGCTGGACGCGACCTCGGGCCAGTGGGTGGAGGACCCCACCCTCAACAGTGCCGTCCGCTACAAGACGGCCGGAGACCCCGCCTACGGCCGCTGCACGGAGCTGGGGGTGTTCGAGGCCTCCATCCCCAAGCCGGCGCTGAAGAAGGTCGGCGGCTCCTTCCGCTTCACCTGGCGCCGCCGGCCGGACCGGGCGGGCGCGCCCCGTCCGGTGCTGGGCGTCGTGCTCGACGAGCAGACCACGCCGGAAATCACGCTTGCTGAGTTGGGCCTCTAG
- the dbpA gene encoding ATP-dependent RNA helicase DbpA has product MDISALPLAPPLLQVLEELEFKTATPIQAQSIPVLLEGKDLVGQAKTGSGKTAAFALPILQRVRLGNRRLQALVLCPTRELCAQVAGEIRRLARRLPGLQVLVLAGGQPIRPQVDALEKGAHLAVGTPGRILDLLDREVLDPSTLATVVLDEADRMLDMGFREDMERILATTPASRQTVLFSATFPPDIEALSRTFQKKPTRVTVEEAPDAIPAIQQLRYDCAVEEKTAMLVRILRQYQPASAIVFCNLKATVTELKQALTEAGISADGLQGDLEQFERDRCMAKFRNLSTRVLIATDVAGRGIDVEALDAVVNFDLPIQSEPYVHRIGRTGRAGRTGLAISLVTPRDTRKVEDIEHATGVKMEKGDVEALPSADPRNAVKLESNWETLYISAGRKDKMRPGDILGALTGEAGGLSATDVGKIEIQDHIAYVAVARRVARVAFQRLSEGRIKGRKHRIERVK; this is encoded by the coding sequence ATGGACATCTCCGCGCTCCCGCTTGCTCCCCCCCTGCTCCAGGTCCTGGAGGAGCTAGAGTTCAAGACCGCCACGCCCATCCAGGCCCAGAGCATCCCCGTGTTGCTGGAGGGGAAGGACCTCGTCGGCCAGGCGAAGACGGGCAGCGGGAAGACGGCGGCCTTCGCGCTGCCCATCCTCCAGCGGGTGCGCCTGGGAAACCGGAGGCTCCAGGCGCTGGTGCTCTGCCCGACGCGCGAGCTGTGCGCCCAGGTGGCCGGAGAGATTCGCCGGCTGGCGCGCAGGCTGCCCGGGCTCCAGGTGCTCGTGCTCGCGGGAGGCCAGCCGATTCGTCCCCAGGTGGACGCGCTGGAGAAGGGCGCCCACCTCGCCGTCGGCACGCCGGGCCGCATCCTCGACCTGCTGGACAGGGAGGTGTTGGACCCGAGCACGCTCGCCACGGTGGTGCTCGACGAGGCGGACCGGATGCTGGACATGGGCTTCCGCGAGGACATGGAGCGCATCCTCGCCACCACCCCGGCGTCGCGGCAGACGGTGCTCTTCTCAGCGACGTTCCCCCCGGACATCGAGGCGCTGAGCCGCACCTTCCAGAAGAAGCCCACGCGCGTGACGGTGGAGGAGGCGCCGGACGCGATTCCGGCGATTCAGCAGCTCCGCTACGACTGCGCGGTGGAGGAGAAGACGGCGATGCTGGTCCGCATCCTCCGGCAGTACCAGCCCGCGTCCGCCATCGTCTTCTGCAACCTGAAGGCAACCGTCACGGAATTGAAGCAGGCGCTCACCGAAGCCGGCATCAGCGCGGACGGACTCCAGGGGGACTTGGAGCAGTTCGAGCGGGACCGCTGCATGGCGAAGTTCCGCAACCTGAGCACCCGCGTGCTCATCGCCACGGACGTGGCGGGGCGGGGCATCGACGTGGAGGCGCTGGACGCGGTCGTCAACTTCGACCTGCCAATTCAGTCGGAGCCGTACGTGCACCGCATCGGCCGCACGGGGCGCGCGGGGCGGACGGGCCTGGCCATCTCCCTCGTCACGCCGCGCGACACGCGCAAGGTGGAGGACATCGAGCACGCCACCGGCGTGAAGATGGAGAAGGGCGACGTGGAAGCGCTGCCCTCGGCGGACCCGCGCAATGCCGTGAAGCTCGAGTCCAACTGGGAGACGCTCTACATCTCCGCCGGACGCAAGGACAAGATGCGGCCGGGAGACATCCTCGGGGCCCTGACGGGCGAGGCCGGCGGACTGAGCGCCACCGACGTCGGCAAGATTGAAATCCAGGACCACATTGCCTACGTGGCCGTCGCCCGGCGCGTCGCGCGCGTGGCGTTCCAGCGCCTGAGCGAGGGCCGCATCAAGGGGCGCAAGCACCGCATCGAGCGGGTGAAGTAG
- a CDS encoding cyclic nucleotide-binding domain-containing protein translates to MAGMAGGQGEGSGRINTPAEGALRAVRSLVEQEQTDQATQLYEELGAVQRERLRREAAQRPVKERRGLVEVLRRARDFLGAARLMDGDGEDATVADLYAQSGQYLEAAEAYLRAGEAERAAAAFERAGALERALDVYRNLGARESMAQCLVRLGRPFEAAELYRQLGQAHAEVEALGGVKPEDSRYVEAVLRISTLLDSEGFTHRALAVLADALSSSEEARAEPGLVTEKARLLRRMGMEAEAEAMLLRRSVGAAAPAANGYRFLKAIPIFGELSLEDMKDLYRLARQVIIAPGAVLLEKGTPGTGLFVLMDGSVDVYSGPEDDARHLNTLGPGQYLGEISLVQDAPVSAQVRARTQVRALRISRSDFEHYLDTHEAAALRIYRLFTQNLAGRVRALST, encoded by the coding sequence ATGGCAGGAATGGCAGGCGGCCAGGGAGAGGGGAGCGGGCGCATCAACACGCCCGCCGAGGGCGCCCTGCGGGCGGTGCGGTCGCTGGTGGAGCAGGAGCAGACGGACCAGGCAACCCAGCTCTACGAGGAGCTGGGGGCCGTGCAGCGCGAGCGCCTGAGGCGCGAGGCCGCCCAGCGGCCGGTGAAGGAGCGCCGCGGACTGGTGGAGGTGCTCCGGCGCGCGCGGGACTTCCTGGGCGCGGCCCGGCTGATGGACGGTGACGGCGAGGACGCCACCGTGGCCGACCTCTACGCCCAGAGCGGGCAGTACCTGGAAGCGGCCGAGGCGTACCTGCGCGCCGGTGAGGCGGAGCGCGCGGCGGCGGCCTTCGAGCGGGCCGGGGCGCTGGAGCGCGCGCTGGACGTGTACCGGAACCTGGGCGCGCGCGAGTCCATGGCGCAGTGTCTCGTCCGGCTGGGCCGGCCCTTCGAGGCGGCGGAGCTCTACCGCCAGCTGGGCCAGGCGCACGCGGAGGTAGAGGCGCTGGGCGGGGTGAAGCCCGAGGACTCGCGGTACGTGGAGGCGGTGCTGCGCATCAGCACGCTGCTGGACTCGGAGGGCTTCACGCACCGGGCGCTCGCGGTGCTGGCGGACGCGCTGAGCAGCTCCGAGGAGGCGCGGGCGGAGCCGGGGCTGGTGACGGAGAAGGCGCGCCTGCTGCGCCGCATGGGCATGGAGGCCGAGGCCGAGGCCATGCTGCTGCGCCGCTCCGTGGGCGCCGCCGCCCCTGCGGCCAACGGCTACCGCTTCCTCAAGGCCATCCCCATCTTCGGCGAGCTGTCGCTGGAGGACATGAAGGACCTCTACCGGCTCGCCCGGCAGGTCATCATCGCTCCGGGCGCCGTGCTGCTGGAGAAGGGCACGCCCGGCACGGGACTCTTCGTGCTGATGGACGGCTCGGTGGACGTCTACAGCGGACCGGAGGACGACGCGCGGCACCTCAACACGCTGGGGCCGGGGCAGTACCTGGGGGAAATCTCGCTGGTGCAGGATGCGCCCGTCTCGGCGCAGGTCCGGGCCCGCACGCAGGTGCGAGCGCTGCGCATCAGCCGCTCCGACTTCGAGCACTACCTGGACACCCACGAGGCCGCCGCGCTGCGCATCTACCGGCTCTTCACCCAGAACCTCGCGGGCCGGGTCCGCGCCCTGAGCACCTGA
- a CDS encoding MmcQ/YjbR family DNA-binding protein, which yields MALPGMEEGTAYGTPALRVRKKFIARLHPDGESLVLKVDPEAREVLTRAEPETFYFTEHYAGYPEYLLVRLSKVRREVLVKLVEEAWRAAASKRHLAEREKQPG from the coding sequence ATGGCGCTGCCCGGCATGGAGGAGGGCACCGCCTACGGCACGCCGGCCTTGCGGGTGCGCAAGAAGTTCATCGCGCGCCTCCACCCGGATGGCGAGTCCCTGGTCCTCAAGGTGGACCCCGAGGCCCGCGAGGTGCTCACCCGCGCCGAGCCGGAGACCTTCTACTTCACCGAACACTACGCCGGTTACCCCGAGTACCTCCTCGTCCGACTGTCGAAGGTCCGACGAGAGGTTCTGGTGAAGCTCGTCGAGGAGGCCTGGCGGGCGGCGGCCTCCAAGCGCCACCTGGCGGAGCGGGAGAAGCAACCCGGGTAG
- a CDS encoding helix-turn-helix transcriptional regulator, translated as MDSAPGDWKFVTLPGMRSAVVPTVSLWCPPLLPGVQVVRVEADTRLWSGHSIQYAIGVTHAGAFDFWYRKRVWTHSPGRQLKLKEPGEVHRDVRVHAPVTAESVAFAPGLVDEAARLLGLPASPHLSAALSRGTGRCEAAALALHAALARRSEDRLECESLLAETLDALLTEYAERSPSGCPEHRPAALRAREHLRACFAENVGLEALASSVGLNRFHLLRVFRAEFGLPPHEYVTHLRVARAKVLLSRGMAAGDVAAEVGLYDQSQLNRHFKRIVGLTPGQYARAVCQ; from the coding sequence ATGGACAGCGCGCCCGGGGATTGGAAATTCGTTACCCTCCCGGGCATGCGGAGTGCTGTCGTCCCCACCGTGTCGCTCTGGTGCCCGCCCCTGCTGCCGGGCGTGCAGGTGGTGCGCGTGGAGGCGGACACTCGGCTGTGGTCCGGCCACTCCATCCAGTACGCCATCGGCGTGACGCATGCGGGGGCCTTCGACTTCTGGTACCGCAAGCGCGTGTGGACGCATTCGCCCGGAAGGCAGCTCAAGCTCAAGGAGCCGGGCGAGGTCCACCGTGACGTCCGCGTGCATGCGCCCGTCACGGCGGAGTCCGTGGCCTTCGCGCCCGGGCTGGTGGACGAGGCCGCGCGGCTGCTCGGGCTCCCCGCGTCTCCCCACCTGAGCGCCGCGCTGAGCCGGGGCACGGGACGCTGCGAGGCCGCCGCACTGGCACTGCATGCGGCGCTGGCACGACGCTCCGAGGACAGGCTGGAGTGTGAGTCGCTGCTGGCGGAGACACTCGACGCGCTGCTCACGGAGTACGCGGAGCGCTCGCCGTCCGGGTGCCCCGAGCACCGTCCCGCGGCGCTGCGAGCGCGAGAGCACCTGCGCGCGTGCTTCGCGGAGAACGTGGGCCTGGAGGCGCTCGCGAGCAGCGTGGGCCTGAATCGCTTCCACCTGCTGCGCGTGTTCCGCGCCGAGTTCGGCCTGCCCCCGCACGAGTACGTCACGCACCTGCGCGTGGCACGGGCGAAGGTGCTGCTGTCGCGAGGGATGGCGGCCGGAGACGTCGCGGCCGAGGTGGGCCTCTACGACCAGAGCCAGCTCAACCGGCACTTCAAGCGCATCGTCGGCCTCACTCCGGGCCAGTACGCCCGGGCCGTGTGTCAATAA